A segment of the Sporocytophaga myxococcoides genome:
TATCATCGATATGTCCATCTGTATCATCTCCAACGATACCATCATTAAGCCATAGTATTTGTTCTATGCCGTAGTATTTTACAAGAAAGTTTTCAATTTCTGCCTGAGAAAGATGAGGGTTCCTGTTTTCATTAAGCAAACAAGCGGTAGTTGTAAGTACTGTACCTTGTCCGTTAAATTCAACGGAACCACCTTCCATAACTATACCTGGATTGAAAACCGGCAAATTATAATGATTGCCGATTAAAGTGGGAATAACATCATCCTTGTCATATGGAGGATATTTGTCTCCCCAGGCGTTATAGCCCCAGTCAACAATAACCTTTTTTATATCCGCTTTCGGATTTATCAGGAATGCTGGTCCATGATCCCTGCACCATGCATCATTTGTGGGATGTATGAAAAAGCGGATATTCGAAAAATCAGCGCCAACTGCCTGAAGGCAAGTCTCCGCCTTTTTTTTCATTGCTTCATCATTCACATTGATATTTACAACTTCACCTTTAGCTACCTCTTTAATAAAGGTACAATAAACCGGATAGATAGATTCTATTTTACCAGGCCATGATGCTTCTTTGTGTGGCCAGCTGAGCCAGGTTGCTGAATGTTTTGCCCATTCAGCGGGGAAAAAATATCCCAGATCTTTGGGGTATTTTTGGGTTATTTCCTTATATAAATTAGTCAATGAATCTTCTTGTAATCTGCTCATAAGAATCTATTCTTCTGTCTCTTAAAAATGGCCAGTGGGTACGGTAGTATTCTGACCCTTCCAGATCAATTTCCTGTACATGTATTTCTTCTTCCTTGTGAGGGGCCTGATAAAGAACTCTTCCAAATGGATTGGATACAAATGAGCCCCCCCAGAATTGCATTGGACCTTCAACACCTGTTCTGTTGACAGCTACCACATGAAGTCCGTTTGCAACAGCATGGCCCCTCTGAATTGTTTGCCAGGCATTATATTGTTCTTCATTTACTTCTTGTGTCTGAGTATCAGCCCAGCCTATTGCAGTTGGGTAAAATAAAATTTCCGCTCCCATTAAAGAAGTAATTCTGGCAGCTTCAGGG
Coding sequences within it:
- a CDS encoding agmatine deiminase family protein; the encoded protein is MSRLQEDSLTNLYKEITQKYPKDLGYFFPAEWAKHSATWLSWPHKEASWPGKIESIYPVYCTFIKEVAKGEVVNINVNDEAMKKKAETCLQAVGADFSNIRFFIHPTNDAWCRDHGPAFLINPKADIKKVIVDWGYNAWGDKYPPYDKDDVIPTLIGNHYNLPVFNPGIVMEGGSVEFNGQGTVLTTTACLLNENRNPHLSQAEIENFLVKYYGIEQILWLNDGIVGDDTDGHIDDITRFVNSDTVVTVVEENKKDENYELLQENLKDLKKMRLLNGKQLNILELPMPAPVIFEDQRLPASYANFYIANDVVAVPVFNDKNDQKALDILTKAFPDRRVLGLDSTDIIWGLGSFHCLSQQEPLV